AGGCGCTCTCGGCCCGCGCGGGGTCGTGCAGGTCCCAGTACCGCCCGGTGAACTCCTGTACGGACGCGGCGAGTACGACGTTCCCCGCCACCTGGGCGCACGCGGCGGCCGTCTCCAGTGCGGCGCGCGCGGCCCCGTACTCCCCCAGGTCCATCAGCGGCCGCGACAGCAGGCTCCGCAGCCGCGCCTCGGCGGCGGGCTCGACGCACCGCGCGGCCGCGGCCGCTCCCAGCTCCAGCGACTCGCGCCAGGCGCCGAGGTGGCGGTGGTGCAGGAACAGCACGGTGAAGGCCTCCGCCAGCGGCCACACGAGCGGCGCCAGCCCCTCTTCGGCGCTCGCCGCCCGCAGCACGTCGAGGATGTTCCGGCGCTCGGCTTCGAGCCAGTCGAGGGGGACGATCTCGCCGAAGGGGTCCGGTGCGGCGGACAGCACCTCCCGGAGGTCGGCGATCCGCAGCCGGTCGGCCCGTACGGCCCGGTCGGCGAGGGCGGTGAGCACGAGGTAGTGCACGGTGGCGGCCCGGACCACCTCGGCGCGCCGCCCGGCGGGCTCCTCGGCCTCGGCGCGGGCGCGGGCGTGCAGGCGTACGAGCCCGTGGAACCGGTGGCGCCCGTCGCCGGTCCCTTCGAGCAGCCGGGCCCCGTCGAGCACGTCGAGCAGTTCCGCGGCCGTATCGGCGTCCACCCCGGCGACGGCGGCGACGACCCCCGCGTCGAAACTCGGCCCGGGCAGCCAGCCGGCCAGCCGGTAGACACGGGCGGCCCCGGCGGGCAGCTCCTCGTAGGCGAGATCGAACACAGCACTCACGGAGTCCCCCTGGCGGCCGTCGGTGATGACCCCCAGCCTTCCCCGTTCGTCGGCGAGTTCACCGGCCAGCCTGGCCAGGGTCACGCGCCGCGACCCGTGGAAGCGGGCCGCGAGCACCTCCAGCGCCTTCGGCAGCCCACCGCACCATTCGACGAGCCGCTCGGCCGCCGCCCGCTCCCCTGCCACGGCGTCGGCCCCGCACCACTCCGCGAGCAGTTCCACCCCGGCCTCGACGGACAGGCCGGACATCCCGACGAACTCGACCCGGTCCATGCCCAGTTCGGGAATCAACCGCGCACTGGTGGCGAGCAGCCCGCTGCCCTCCCCGCGCGGCACGAGGGACCGCACGTGCGCGGCATCCGTCACGTTCTCGCAGACCACCAGCAGCCGCCGCGAGGCCGACATGCTCCGGAACCACTTGACCCGCTCGGCCAGCGTCTTCGGCATCACGGCGTCGGCCACCCCGAGCGACGCGAGGCACTGGCGCACCGCCTCGGACACATCGGCCCCGCCCCGCACCCCGCGCAGCGCGTCGAAGTCGACGTAGATCTGACCGCCGGGATACCGCGCCCCCGCGCGCCCCAGCTCGGCGGAGTACGAGACCAGCGCGCTCTTCCCGATCCCCCCGAGCCCGTGCACGAGCCACACCCGCACCCCGTCGCCGCCGCCGGGCCCGAGCCGCTCCAGCTCCGCGCGCCGGTTCACGAACCGGTGCCGCAGGGCGGGCACCTCGTCGGGCACCACCCCGGGCCCGCCGCTCACCACGGGGGGCACCTGAAAGGTGATCCCCCCGTTGATCACACCGGCCTGCACGACCACCCCGTACGCGTCCCCCACAGAGTTGCGCACGCCGCCACCCGCGTCATCCATGCCCCCACCCTAGGACCAGTGCCCCGAGTAGCCTGCGCACTTGATCCACAAAGACTTGATCCACAAGGCCACGGGGAGACGCGCATGGACCAGGCACAGGAACGGCACATCCACTTCGAGCGGCTGCACAACTTCCGCGATCTGGGCGGCTACCGCACCGCCGACGGGCGCACCCTGGCCTGGGGGCGGCTCTACCGCGCCGACTCGCTCGGCAAGCTCGCCGGGGACGACTGGAAGCGGTTCCTCGGCCTCGGCATCAGCACCGTCATCGACCTGCGCTACCCGTGGGAGATCGCCGCCAAGGGCCGCGTGCCCGAGGCGGAGCGCTTCACCTACGCCAACCTCAGCATCGAGCACCGCCCTTACGACCAGGCCGAGATCGACCCGGACACCGACCCCTGGCGCCATCTCGCCGACCGCTTCGCCGAGGTCACGGAGGACGGCGTCGTCGAGATCCGCCGGGCCATCGAGCTGATCGCCGACGGCCCGGGCCCGGCCGTCTTCCACTGCGCCTCGGGCAAGGACCGTACGGGCCTGATCGCGGCCCTCGTCCTCACCCTGCTCGGCGTCCCCGAGGAGCAGATCCTCGCCGACTTCGCCCTCACCGAGCTGGCCACCGACCGGCTCGTCGAGGACTGGCGCGCCGCCCACCCCGGCCGCACCCTGAAGTGGCCCTCCTACGGCCGCGCGCCCGCCGAGATCATGGCGCTGGTCTTCGCCGACCTGACCGCCCGCCACGGCTCGGTGCACGCCTACCTCACCGACCGCGTCGGCATCACCGCGGCCACCATCACCGCCCTGCGCGCCCGGCTGCTGGCGGCGTAGGGAGGTACGGCCGTTCACCGTCCGGCGCCGACCTCCGGGGCCGGGTTCGCGGGGGTGCCGTTGGTGAAGATGACGTGCGTGTCCGGCGAGGCGTTGGAGAGGGTCATCAGGCCGATCGCGCAGACGATGCCGACGACGAGGAGCACCAGGGCCGCGACGACGCAGCGGCGGCGGTACTCCCGGCGGCGCCAGCGGGCCTGTTCCTTGCGGTACGAGGTCGTCGAGCCGTCCGGCACCGCTGCGGCGAGGTCGCTCAGTACGCTGCGCAGCAGGTCTTCCGTGTCCGCCGTGTCCGTTTCCGTGCTCACAAGGCCGCTCCCTTCATCACGCTCGTCAGCTTCGCCATGCCCCTGGCCGTGTGTGACTTCACGGCTCCGACGGAGATCTTCATCGTCTCGGCGATCTCGGTTTCCTTGAGGTCCAGCCAGTATTTCAGCACCAGGGCCTGCCGCTGCCGGGAGGACAGCGTACGCAGCGCAGCGACGAGTTCGCGCTGGTCCTGGTGGAGGAGCACCTGCTGCTCGGCGGAGCGGACCAGGTCTTCCGGCACCTGGTGGGTGTGCCGCCGGACGACCCTGATGCGGCGGATGCGCATCCGGGTCAGGTTGCAGACGATGGAGCGGAGGTAGCTCGCCGCGGCCTCGGGCGTCTGCAGCTTCGCCCACCGGCAGTGCAGTTGGTAGAACGCCTCCGAGACGAGGTCCTCTGCGTCCTGTTCGGCGCCGAGCAGCACGGCGAGGCGCAGCAGCCGGGCGTAGTGCTGGTCGAAGAGGTGGGCGATCGCCGCGTCCCGGTCGGCGTCGCGCAGGTCGAGGGTGGCGCCCTCGTCGAGCGCCGGGAGCGGGGCGAGGGGCGCGGGCGCGCCGTCCCGGGGCGGCGCCGCGGGCGCCGCTTCGTGGGACCGGAGCGGGGTGCTATGTCGTGGCAGGAGCGGTTTCACTGGTGGGTTCCTCAACTCATTCGACGACGAAGGCGTATTTGGAGCCGCGGCGTCCGCTCACGGCTCCGCCGGCCGTACCGTCCGTGCCCCGGGGCACGCCGAGTGCGTCGAGGAGCGGCGTGAGCAGTGCGGCCACGGCGAGGTTGAGCGCGAGGGCGATCACCGCGACGTACACGGGTGCGTGCACCGCGCCGACGCCGATGTCGACCACGGTGGAGAAGCCGCGCAGGCCCAGCAGGCCGGTGCCGGAGACCATCCCCAGCGCCCAGCCGAGGAAGAGCGCGCGCCGGTGGAACCAGCGGGTGAACAGGGACACCGCGACGGCGGGCAGGACCTGGAGGATCCAGACGCCGCCGAGCAGGTGGAGGTTGATGGCGTCCTGCGGCTTCATGAGCATCGCGAAGACGATGGCTCCCGCCATGATCGCGAGGGCGGGGCCGCGGGCGACGCGCACCTCGTGCTTGGGGGTGGCGGTGGGGTTGAGGTACTCGACGTAGATGTTGCGCACGAACAGCATGCTCATGCTCATGGCCATGACGACGGCGGGCAGGAGTCCGGCCACGGCGAGCGCGCCGAAGAGCAGTCCGGCCAGCCAGTCCGGGGCGAGTTCGCGGACGAGGGCGGGCACGGCCAGTTCGCCGTGTCCGGCCGAGGTCCGCACTCCGGCGGCGAGCGCGGCGATCCCGAAGAAGGCCCAGATGCCGAGGGTCATGCTCCATGCGGGCAGGAAGGTGGTGGCGGCGCGCAGCGTGTCCTTGGACTTGCTGGCCATGGCGACGAGGAGGACCTGCGGGTACATGAGCTGGGCGAGCGCGGAGCCGAAGGCGAGCGTGGCGTAGGCGCTGAAGTTCCGGGGCGGTATGCCGAAAGACTGCCCCATCGCGGCGCCGCGCCCGCCCGCCAGTTCGAAGATGTGCCCCGGTGTGCCGATGCGGGTGAGGGTCAAGGCGAGCAGGACCACGACGGCGGCGCCGATGAGCACGGCTTTGACCAGCGAGATCCGCGCGCAGGCGCGCAGGCCGCCGGGCCGGGTCACCAGGGCGAAGGTCAGGAACAGCAGGCCGAGGACGGCGCAGCCCGCCACTCCGTCGGGGGCCAGGCCGAGGGAGCGCAGCACGGCGGCCGTGCCCACGACCTGGAGCACCAGGTAGGGCATGGTCGCCAGGATTCCGGTGAGGGCCGTCGCGAGGGCCAGCGGGTGGGAGCCGTGCCGGACGCGGACGTAGTCGGCGGCGGTGATCAGGCCGTGCCGGGCGCCGATGTCGCGCAGCCGGGGCAGCAGGATCATGATCAGCGGCGAGAGCAGCATGGTGTAGACGAGGGCGTACAGCGCCAGTCCGCCGGTGCCGAACATGAGGCCCGGCACGGCGATGTAGGTGTACGACGTGTAGATGGTGCCGCCCAGCATCAGACAGGTGGCGGCGGTGCCCAGACTCCGGCCGCCCAGTGCCCAGCCGGCAGGGTGCGGCAGTTCGTCGGACGACGGGCGGCGGGCCCCGGCCAGCGCGGCACAGCAGATGACGAGGACGAATCCCGCGGCGATCGCGTGGCTGATGGTGCCCCCTCGGTTCGGGGCGAGGGATCCGCGGGGGCCGGTGGCGGCCGGTAGGCCGTGTGCCCGGAGCCCGAAGTGCCCGATGGTGCTCGGCGTGAGGTGCCCCTCGCCCATTTCATTCCGCAATGCGGAAACTAAATTCTGCTCAGCGGTACTTTAGGTCTCCCGTCAGGAGGGGGTCAAGGATCGGCCGGAGGGCCGCACCGAAAGATCACCCTTGCTCGGCCATGCGCCCTACCTCGTGAAATATCCGCTTCGGCGACGTGAATGTGATCCACGCCACTCGACGAAAGTGACGTCCGCGTAAACCCTCCGCCGGGGGCGCGCAACCAACACCCGTAGCCGGCGGCCGGAGCGTCAGGAATCGCTCCGCCACCGCGCTCCGCGGGAGTCCGCCTTCGCGTCGCGCCGTGCCGGACCGCCTCTTCGCGCACTCCCGCCTTCTTCACCGGCCGCGTCCCGACCGCCTCGGGCCGCCGGCGCCGGACACGTCAACGACACGGAGGGGTGCGGTGGTGGCAGTGGAGGCTGCGGAGGACGAGCCCGCCGGGGACGGGCCCGGACCGCCCCGGCGCACCGCCCGGGGCGCCCTGCTGCTCCTGCCGGTGGCCGCCACCGCGGCGACGCTCGCACTCCCGCCCGACCGGCCGCGGCTGTTCGGCGTCCCCCTCTTCTACGTCCTGCACTTCACCGTCTGCCTGCTCAGCGCGGCGGTGACCGCCCTGCTGCAGCGCCTGTCCAGGGCGTCCGGCGAGCCGGCCGGTCCCCCCGGCCCCCTCGCCCCCTTCGAACCGCTCGCCACCGAAAGGTAGTTCTCCATGGAATCCACGAAGCCGGACCCGGCGAACCCCCCGCCGCCCGCCCCCGGGCGCCCGGCGCCGGGCCGCGCGCTGCGCATCACCGGGTGGGCCGCCGTGACCCTCGCGGCGACCGCCGCGTGGGCGGTCCTCGCGCTGGCCCGCGGGGAGCAGATCAGCGCCGTCTGGCTGCTGGTCGCGGCGCTGTGTTCGTACGCCGTCGCCTACCGCTTCTACGCGCGCTGGATCGCCCGCCGCGTGCTGCGCACCGACGACTCCCGCACCACACCCGCCGAACGCCTCCAGGACGGCGTCGACTACGTGCCGACGAGCAAGGGCGTGCTGTTCGGGCACCACTTCGCGGCCATCGCGGGCGCCGGGCCCCTCGTCGGGCCCGTGCTCGCCGCCCAGATGGGCTACCTGCCCGGCGTGCTGTGGATCGTCGTCGGCGCGGTCTTCGCGGGCGCCGTGCAGGACATGGTGACCCTGTTCCTGTCCACCCGCCGCGACGGACGCAGCCTGGGCCAGATGGCCCGGGACGAGATCGGGCCGGTCGGCGGGGTGGCCGCCATCCTCGCGGTCCTCGCCATCATGGTCATCCTGCTCGCCGTGCTCGCGCTCGTGGTCGTCAACGCCCTGGCGGGCTCGCCGTGGGGCACCTTCTCCATCGCGATGACCGTTCCCATCGCCCTCTTCATGGGCCTGTGGCTGCGCGTGGCGCGCCCCGGCCGGGTCATCGAGACCAGCGTGATCGGCGCGGCCCTGCTGCTGCTCGCGGTGGTGGGCGGCAGCTGGGTGGCCGACTCGCCCGCGTGGGCCGCCGCGTTCACCTTCAGCCCGGTCGCGCTGGGCTGGATGCTGATCGGCTACGGGTTCCTCGCGAGCGTCCTGCCGGTGTGGCTGCTGCTGGCCCCGCGCGACTACCTGTCCACCTTCATGAAGGTGGGCGTGATCTCGCTGATGGCCGTCTCCCTCGTCGTCACCCTCCCGGTCATGAAGGCGGACGCGGTCACGCGGTTCGCGGGCGGGGGCGCCGGGCCGGTCTTCTCCGGGCACCTGTTCCCCTTCCTGTTCATCACGATCGCCTGCGGCGCCCTCTCCGGCTTCCACGCCCTGATCTCTTCGGGGACCACCCCGAAGCTGATCCAGCGCGAGTCACACATCCGGCTCATCGGCTACGGCGGCATGCTGACGGAATCCTTCGTCGCCGTCATGGCCCTCATCGCCGCCTGCGTCCTGGAGCCCGGCCTCTACTACGCCGTCAACTCGCCCGCCGGGCTGCTCGGTCCGACCGCGGAATCCGCCGCACGGGCCGTGCGCGAGCTGGGCTTCACGCTCACGCCGGACACCCTGCACCAGGTCGCGGCCGCCGTCGGCGAGGAGTCCGTACAGTCCCGCACGGGCGGCGCGCCCACCTTCGCCCTCGGCCTGTCCCAGGTGCTGTCCGAGGCCGTCGGCGGCCGGGCGATGCGCGCCTTCTGGTACCACTTCGCGATCATGTTCGAGGCCCTGTTCATCCTCACGACCGTCGACGCGGGCACCCGTGTGGGCCGGTTCATGCTCCAGGACGCCCTCGGCAACGTCTGGAAGCCGATGCGCGACGTCAGCTGGAAGCCGGGCATCTGGCTGTGCAGCGCCCTCATGGTGGCCGGCTGGGGCTGGTTCCTGCTGGCGGGCGTGCGCGATCCGCTCGGCGGCGTCAACCAGCTCTTCCCGCTCTTCGGCATCGCCAACCAGCTGCTCGCCGCCCTCGCACTGGCGCTGTGCACCACCGTGCTGATCAAGCAGGGGCGGTGGCGCTGGGCCTGGGTCACCGGCGTCCCCCTGCTCTGGGACATCGCGGTGACGCTGACCGCCGGCTGGCAGAAGATCTTCTCCTCGGACCCCCGCATCGGCTTCTTCGCCCAGCGCGAGCGGTACGCCGACGCGCTCGGACAGGGGAAGGTGCTGGCGCCCGCGCACTCCGCCGAGGACATGCGCCAGATCGTCACCAACTCCACCGTGGACGGCACGCTCGCCACGGTCTTCGTCCTCCTCGTCCTCGTCGTCATGGCCGATGTCGTACGGGTGTGGGTCAAGGCCCTGCGCTCCCCCGGGCCACTGCCCACCGCGGAGACCGCTCACGAGGTCCGCGCCGTGGCCGCCGAGGAGCCGCGGGTCCCGGTGGGGCAGCCGAGTTGAGCGCCCTGACCGGTGCGCCGCGCCTGTGGGGCGGTGCGCTGCGCCTGTGGGGCGAGGCGGTCCGCTACCTCGACGAGGTGTCCGGGCAGGCCGAGTTCCGGCGGGTGTGCCGGGCGCACGAGGCCGCCGGACCCGTCGGCCGCGGGCTGACGGCGAAGGAGCGCCGGAGCCTGTGGCGCGCCCACGCGCTGCGCACGGCGCGCGAGACGAACCGCTGCTGCTGACGGGGCACGGCTGGTGGGTCACCGCTGCCGACGACGGGGTCACCGCGCGGCGGCGCGGTGACCCAGGTCACAGCAAGTTTCCGGCAGCGGGCGTAATCCAAACGGGCCCGCCAGGCAACTGTGTGAATGGAGGGGCGCCGACCGGCGCCCCGCGGGCACGATCCGGGGGAGGTCTCGTGCGGACGGCGGAAGCCCTGCGGACGAAAGAGCGGAGAATGCGGGACCCGGCAATACAGGGAACGTGTTCACCGCCATTCACCGAAGCTTCTTTTATTGAATCGCTTTCCGCACCAGAATTCCCTGACTCGATGTAATCGCAGGTCAGGCCCACCAGCACGCACCATTTCAGCCCTCTCGCCACGCGGCAGGGCCGCTCCGCCATTCCCTTTTCCGGGGTCATGTTCCACCCTTTAATTACTCCCTTGACCCCGACGGACGAGTCATTTAGCTTTCCCCCTGGCGGAAATCGGATTCCGCTCTCACAGTTTCCCGAGGAGCCCTTTCGTGAGCGTTACCACGCATGTCGTCCGGTCCCTGACGAACGAGATCGCCACCGAGCTCACCACCGAGACGCTGCTCCAGCTGGCCAACCGCGAGATCGGCGCGATCCACGTCCGGGGCTACTACCCCGTCGACATCGCCCAGGACGTCGCGCAGAAGGCGATCAACCACCAGGCGCTCGGCAACTACCACAAGCAGCACACCAGCAGCGTCGGCCGCGTCTACATGCCGCACATCGACACCAAGTGGGACGCGGAACTGACGGACCGCTACCACGAGCAGGCCATCCCGGCCATCCAGGACGTCCGCTCGATGTTCCACCCGTACCTCTCCCCGGTGGACCGGGTCCGCCTGGAGCTGCAGGAGCTGTGGCCGGCGGGCGCCAACCTGATGCGCCTGCGCGAACGCGCCTGCTTCGTCGGCGCCTTCCGCGTCTTCCAGCCCTCGACCTCCGAGTTCTACCCGCACAACGACGCGATCGACCAGGAGAGCGACGCCCCCGAGATCGAGGGCGTACTCAACCAGCTCGTCGCCAACATCTACCTCCAGGTCCCGGACGAGGGCGGCAACCTGCAGCTCTGGCTGCGCGAGCCCACCGAGGACGAGACCAGGACCATCCTCGACGTCGAGGGGCTGGAGCCGGAGACCGTCGAGGAGCCCGTGCACACCATCCACCCCGAGGCCGGCGACCTCATCATCTTCAGCCCCCGCATGCTGCACGCCGTGACCGCCGGGCACGGCAAGCACCGCGTCGGCGCGGCCGCGTTCATCGCCACCAAGGGCCCCCAGGAGCCGCTCGCCTTCTGGAGCTGATCCCGGCTCACCGGCACCCCCACCGACCGACCGCCCACAGCCCACACGCAGAGGACTACGGCATGCTCCCGGCGCTGGTTCGCACGCACGCGACGACCCACCCGAACCGAACGGCTGTCGCCGTGGGTCAGGAACGCCTGACCTACGCGCAGCTCGACGACCAGGTGTCCCGGCTGATCCACCAGCTGCGCGGCCGGGGCATCGGCCGTGGCTCTCTCGTGGGCATCCACCTCGACCGCTCCCCGGACGTGGTGGTGGCGCTCCTCGCCGTGCTCGGCGCGGGAGCGGCGTACACGGTCGTCGAACCCACCGGCCCGGTGGCGCAGGGGGCGGGCCGGCTGGCCGGCGTCGCCCCCGGCCTCGTCCTCACCTCCCCGCGGTACCACGACGAGCTCTCCCGCTCGGGGCTCGACGTCCTGGAGGTCCGCGGGGCGGCGGCCGTGGCCGGGACCGCGGCGGACGGCCCGGCGCCGCTCGCCGCACCGGCCCCGCTCGCCGAACCACAGGCCGAGGACCTCGCGTACGTCCTCTACACCTCGGGTTCGACCGGCGTCCCCAAGGGGGTCATGGTCACCCACGCCAACCTCCGGCACTACACCACCTCGCTGCTGACCCGGCTCGGCATCACCGAGCCGCTCTCGTACGCCCACGTCACGACGCTCGCGGCGGACCTCGGCAACACCTGCCTGTTCCTGGCCCTGTGGACCGGCGGCACCCTGCACCTCGTCGACGACGCCACGCGCCGCGACCCCATGGGCCTGATGCGCCATCTGCACGCCGAGCGGGTCGACGTGCTCAAGACGACCCCCTCGCACTGGGGCGTCCTCTTCCGGGCCTTCGGTCACGACGCGACGACCCGGCCCGAGCTGCGGGTCCTGCTGCTCGGCGGCGAGCTGATGCCGGTGTCGCTGGCCCGCCGCATCCTCGCCTCGGGCGTCACCCGCACGCTGGTCAACCACTACGGGCCCACCGAGACCACCGTGGGCATCGCGGCGCAGGTGCTGCGCGGCGAAGCGGACCTGGAGGCGATCGGCGACGCCGCGTCCGTCCCCATCGGCACCGCCTTCGGCGAGACCCGCCTGTTCGTGCGCACCGGGGACGGCCGCTTCCACCAGCGGGACGCGGTCGGCGAGCTGTACGTCACCGGGCCCTCGGTCAGCCGGGGCTACCGCGATGACGCGCAGAGCACGGCGCAGGCGTTCACCGCCGAACTCGACGCGCTCCAGCCGGGGTTGGGCACCGCGTACCGCACCGGTGACACGGTGCGGGCCGACGGGCGGGGCGTGCTGGAGTTCCTCGGCCGCGGCGACCGCCAGGTCAAGGTGGGCGGCTACCGCGTGGAGCTGGGGCACGTGGAGGCGGGCCTGCGCCGCCTGCCCGCCGTCTCCGACGCCGTGGCCCTGCACCTGACGGCCGACCGGCCCACGCTCGTCGCGGCCGTGATGGTCACGGGGACGGCTCCGGACGCCGGGCCCGCCGCGCTCCGCGAGCAGCTGCGCGCGGTCCTGCCCCCGTACATGGTCCCGGACCGCATCGAGGTCCTCGACGGCTTCCCGCGCAACGACAACGGGAAGACCGACCAGGCGGCGCTGCGCCGGCTCGTCGAGGGCCGTCTGAGCGAGCGCGCCGAGCGCACGCACCACGGCCTCGGCGACGCCGACGACCTCGACGACCCGGTCCTCGCCGAGGTGATGGAGGCCTGGCGCCGCCATCTGGGCCACGGCGACTTCGGCGTGCACGACGACTTCACCCTGGCGGGGGGAAGTTCCATCGACGCCATCCAGATCATCGCCTCGCTCCAGGCCAAGGGCCACCAGATCTCGGCCGCCGCGTTCTTCGCGCAGCCCACCCCCGCGGCTCTCGCGGCCCGCATCACGGCGGGCGCGGGCACCGGGCGGCCCCCGCACACCGGGGCGGCCGCGGCCGCCGCGGACGACGCGGCGCTCTCTCCGGCCCAGCGCTGGTTCTTCCAGCAGGAGTTCGCACAGCCCGACCAGTGGAACCAGGCCCTGCTCCTGGACATCGACGCCGCCGTGCGGGCCGATGCCCTGGAAGCGGCCGTCGCCGACACGGTCGCGCTGCACCCGCTGCTGCGGACCGCCTTCCGACGCGCGGGCGGCGAGCGCGGCGACCTCCGGCGCCATGTCGTGGACGCGGGCCGCGCCTTCACCGCCTCCGCGCTGCCCTCCGGCGAAGAGGCCGTCGCCGCGCACATCAAGGAGGTGGCGGCCGCCCGGCAGGCCGAGGTGTCCGTCGCCGACGGCACCGTCTTCAAGGCGCACCTCTTCCACGGCGCGGACCAGGCCCACCTGCTGCTGATCTGCCACCACCTCGCGGTCGACGCCGTGTCCTGGCGGCTCGTCGTCAACGACCTCAGCCGCTGCTACACCGAGCGGCTGAAGGGCAACGCGCCCAGGACCGCCCCCGGCACCACCGGCTTCGGCGAGTGGGCCACCCACCTCAGGGACCAGGCCCCCGCCCTGCGCGCGGACCTCTCCCACTGGGACGAGCTGGGCCACCTCCCCGCCGTGCCCCGGGACGGCGACGACCGCGAGGGCGACGCGCAGGCCGTGTGGTTCCGGGTCAGCCGCGCCGAGACCGAGGCGCTCGCCCGCGCCGACGCGGCGAGCACCGGCACACCGCCCCACGCCGCCCTCCTCGCCGCCTTCGCCCAGGCGCTCGGCGAAGCCGACGGCCTGGACGAGCTGCTGGTCGACGTGGAGAGCCACGGGCGCGAAGCGTTCGACGAGGCGTACGACGTCTCCCGCGCCGTGGGCTGGTTCACCTCCACCTTCCCCGTCCGCGTCGAGATCGTCGACGGCGATGTGGCCGCCACCGGCAAATCGGCGGCGAAGGCCCTGCACGAGGTGCCCCACCTGGGCATCGCGTACGGCCTCCACGACCAGCCGCAGCGCGCGGACGTGTGCTTCAACTACCTGGGCTCCTTCGCCCTGCCCTACGGCGACGACCTGCGCCCCTCGCTCTCGCGGTACGCGGTGGGCCCGGTGCGCGGCGCCGACAACCACCGCGGGTACGGCCTCAAGCTCACCGCCCGCCTGCACGACGGGCAGCTCGTCGCCGACCTCTCCTACACGCCGGGGCGGCACGCCCCG
This is a stretch of genomic DNA from Streptomyces sp. NBC_00536. It encodes these proteins:
- a CDS encoding amino acid adenylation domain-containing protein, yielding MLPALVRTHATTHPNRTAVAVGQERLTYAQLDDQVSRLIHQLRGRGIGRGSLVGIHLDRSPDVVVALLAVLGAGAAYTVVEPTGPVAQGAGRLAGVAPGLVLTSPRYHDELSRSGLDVLEVRGAAAVAGTAADGPAPLAAPAPLAEPQAEDLAYVLYTSGSTGVPKGVMVTHANLRHYTTSLLTRLGITEPLSYAHVTTLAADLGNTCLFLALWTGGTLHLVDDATRRDPMGLMRHLHAERVDVLKTTPSHWGVLFRAFGHDATTRPELRVLLLGGELMPVSLARRILASGVTRTLVNHYGPTETTVGIAAQVLRGEADLEAIGDAASVPIGTAFGETRLFVRTGDGRFHQRDAVGELYVTGPSVSRGYRDDAQSTAQAFTAELDALQPGLGTAYRTGDTVRADGRGVLEFLGRGDRQVKVGGYRVELGHVEAGLRRLPAVSDAVALHLTADRPTLVAAVMVTGTAPDAGPAALREQLRAVLPPYMVPDRIEVLDGFPRNDNGKTDQAALRRLVEGRLSERAERTHHGLGDADDLDDPVLAEVMEAWRRHLGHGDFGVHDDFTLAGGSSIDAIQIIASLQAKGHQISAAAFFAQPTPAALAARITAGAGTGRPPHTGAAAAAADDAALSPAQRWFFQQEFAQPDQWNQALLLDIDAAVRADALEAAVADTVALHPLLRTAFRRAGGERGDLRRHVVDAGRAFTASALPSGEEAVAAHIKEVAAARQAEVSVADGTVFKAHLFHGADQAHLLLICHHLAVDAVSWRLVVNDLSRCYTERLKGNAPRTAPGTTGFGEWATHLRDQAPALRADLSHWDELGHLPAVPRDGDDREGDAQAVWFRVSRAETEALARADAASTGTPPHAALLAAFAQALGEADGLDELLVDVESHGREAFDEAYDVSRAVGWFTSTFPVRVEIVDGDVAATGKSAAKALHEVPHLGIAYGLHDQPQRADVCFNYLGSFALPYGDDLRPSLSRYAVGPVRGADNHRGYGLKLTARLHDGQLVADLSYTPGRHAPERMLQVARATRTHLLTAARLPAGEGQFVVQHGSSTGLLAQVPRALHCEPPAGSTRAYGAVLLTGATGFIGAHLLHLLLTRTTGHVHCLVREHPDRSAFERLAQAYAWYQPDDDLARWADRVTVHASDLTEPGFGLTGEAYATLTREVEAVYHLASDTRLVGDRDSFDRHNTAPVRAMIRLAGTGRPKDLHYVSTLAVCGSGAEGERAVFSEDSLNVGQRFLNEYERSKYDAERLVHEFAAGGGAGFIYRSGNVTGHSVTGRFQRNGSDNRLIQLLRACARLGRVPRIGAETLALSPVDTVAEGILEVSRSTRVRGGTFHVDTHHEVSYDEVFAALRELGCAVEEDPAPGFAALFGRYADGSDEQISLAHFWASRPDRNVRYDHTRTRRLLAHLGVEFAPLDRAWLRAYFGGLVQQGELSLTAAQHDSHEKK